The DNA segment TATTCACCTTCGGCCTGCCAGTCATGCTGATGGTGACTGCAGTTATCCTGCTGTTCTGGCTGGTGATTGGACTGCGACTGGGACGACAGCCGCATACCTGAGGAGTTGATATGCTGAAAACCGTACTCGTGGCCATTGATCTGCGCGAGTCTACTACTCGTCTGCAGCACATGGCTATATCTGTCCCGACTGTACCCGCCAGAGTTCAGCATAGATGCCGCCGGAGGCAACCAGCTGGTCGTGACTGCCCTGCTCGGCCAGTCGCCCTTCGCTCATCACCAGGATTTGATCAGCCTTGCGGATGGTGGACAGCCTGTGTGCAATCACAATGGTGGTGCGCCCGGGGGCAATATGCTCGAGCGATCGCTGAATAGCCGCCTCGGTCTCGTTATCCACGCTGCTGGTGGCCTCATCCAGAATCAGAACAGCCGGATCCTTGAGCAGGGCACGTGCGATACTGACCCGCTGACGCTGTCCGCCCGAAAGCTTCTGCCCGCGCTCGCCCACAATGGTGTCGTAGCCACGGGGCAGCTTGCGGATAAAGTCATCGGCCTCGGCCAGCCGGGCTGCCGCGATAACGCGATCTCGCAATTCTGTTCCGCTGTCCAGCAGCTCCTGCCCCGGATTATCCAGCAGTGACGGATCGACCCCGTCGTGCGCCAGCAGTCCGTAGGCGATATTGGCAAACACCGTACCATGAAACAGGAAGACATCCTGACTGACAAATCCCGTGTGACGGTAGAGATCGGCAAAGCGGATGTCGCGCAGATCGTGCCCGTCCAGCCGTACCTGGCCTGTGCTGACATCGTAGAGACGCAGCAGCAGCTTGATCAGGGTGGTCTTGCCGGAGCCAGTAGCCCCGACCACCGCGGTGGTGCGCCCAGCGGGAATGGTCAGCGAGAGATCGTGGAGCACCGAAGGGCCGGTGCGGTACGCGAACCCCACGTTCTCCAGCTGATACTCCCCGGCAGTACGCGGCAGACTGCGAGTGCCGTCCGGCAGATGCTCCTCGATATCCAGCAGACCGAATACCCTGGCCGAGCTGGCCATCGCCCGCTGGTACTGGTCAAAGGTCTGCCCCAGCCGGGTCAGGGGCCACAGCAGACGCTGGGTCATAAAGATCAGCACACTGTACATGCCGACATTCAGCCCGCCATCGAGCGCTGCTCGGCCGCCAAACACCATGATACCGACGAACCCGAGCACAATAATCATGCGGATAAGCGGTACAAAACCGGAGCTGACCATGATCGCCGCCCGGTTTTCGGTGCGATACCGGCTGCTGTCGGCGTGCAACTGAGCGGCTTCGAACCGCTCGGTGCCGAAGGTCTTGATGGTTGCGATGCCGGCCAGGTTATTCGACAGACGGTGACTGATCTCCCCGACCGCCTGCCGTACCCGGCGATAGCGCGGCTCCAGCAGCCGCTGGTAATACAGCGATCCCAGAATAATTACCGGCATTGGCAGCAGTGCCATCCAGGCAATTTGCGGGGCCGAAATCACAAAGAACCCGCCAATCGCGAGCACGGTGGTGGTCACCTGAATAATGTCGTTGGCCCCGACATCCAGGAAACGTTCCAGCTGATTGATGTCGTCATTGAGCACCGCCAGCAGCTGTCCCGAACTGCGCTCCTCGAAAAAAGACAGCTCCTGTCGCTGCACATGCCGATAGGTACCCACCCGTAAATCGTGCTGAACCTCCTGGGCCAGTCCTCGCCACCAGAGATTATGCAGGTACTCGAAAACCGACTCCATCAGCCACACGAACAGCGACAGCCCCGCCAGCAGATACAGCTGCAGCATTACATCCTGAACCCCCAGGCGCGACAACAGCGATGCCTCGCGCTGCACCACGATGTCCACCGCCGCCCCGATCAGCAGCGGCGGGGCCAGATCAAACAACTTGTTCAGGATGGAAAACAGCCCGGCGGTCAGCACGCGCCGGCGATAGCCTGCCAGATAGCTCAAAAGCCGCCCCAATGGGCGGTCGGTAGTATGACTCATCCTGGTACTATAGAAAAATCTGGCTATTCAGGATAGCATAATGCTATGTTTATTGGCCTCCTGCCAAAAAACAGGCACCTGCTATCTTTAGGGGTTCGGCTTGGCAACCTTCCGGATGAAGACTCCCAGCAAATCGCCAGGCTCGCTCGATGGCCGCTGTACGTAATGGGAGTATGTAGCCTGATACTGCTGGTCGGCAGATCATGGATGAGTATACCGACCATTCTACTTCTGCTCCTGGGGAGTATCCAGCACATCGAAGCCAGTCGCTGGAAGGGGCGAGCCGGAATTTACGAGCGGGGAATCGTGATTGGCAGCGATATCTACCGATTTCGGGATATCTTCCGCGCAGAAATCTATCCGGATCGGATCTCGCTGCTCCTGCACACTGGCGAACGTGTCGACATCCACCCACACAACGACTCATCGGCATCGGCTCAACATCTGGAGGATCAGGGAGTCCCATGTCATTCCTATGATGATCCAGATGCTTGCCCGTCGCCGGAGAGACCGGTATAGTACAGCCCATGGAATGGAAAGCAAGTCATATACTGGTAAAGGATCGCGGGCTGGCCGAGCGGCTGCTCAAGGAGATCAAGGGCGGGGCCCGCTTTGATGCGGTTGCCCGCGAGCACTCAACCTGTCCAAGCAAGAACAAGGGCGGTGACCTGGGATGGTTCGGGCCGGGGCAGATGGTAAAGGAATTCGAGGTGGCAACCGCAAAAATGGGCGTCGGTTCGGTGAGCGCCATCGTTCGGACCCAGTTCGGGTTTCATATCATCAAGAAGACCGGGCAACGCTGAACAGCGAGGCTTTATTTCAGTAGTTACAAAACGACACCCTGCCCGGACCGGATCTTTCGATAAAATGCAGTACAGGCAAAAGTTGAGCAACCAGGCTGTCTTCAGATCGGCTGGCACAATACCTTTCCGCAATTATTTGTTTCACCATATAGATTTGGGAGATTATCGGGTGTCGTTTTGTTACCACTCAAAGCAGATAACTTTCCAGCACTTGACCAAACTGCCGTATCAGGTAGATACTGATCGCCTATGGTAGCTATTGTACTTTAGGCGTGTCTGTTCCGGCGACGTGTAGCGTCCCGCGCAGCCTGCCTCGCACATTCTTCAGATTCATCCCGTTGAATCAGCAGGCTCATGAACAGATGCGTCCAGCCGCACGCGAGAAATCAACTGATTTCGAGGTGAAGGCATGTCACGCCATACCACACATTTTCACACCACACACGAAAGCTTTATCTGCATCGAATGCGGTCGAAGTGTAGCCCCGGCGGCGTCCGGGACACAGAATCGCAACCACTGTCCACATTGCCTGAGCAGCCGGCATGTTGATCTGCGCCCGGGAGACCGTCGATCCGGCTGTCGGGGATCAATGCACGCCATCGGCGTACATGTACAGTCAAACGGCGAGTGGAGCATCATACACCGCTGCAGCAACTGCGGAATTCTCAAGATGAATCGCATCGGCCCGGACGACTGTGAGCACGCGTTGCTCGGATTGGCGGCACGCCCATTAACACAGCTGCCGTTTCCACTGGAGGGGCTGCGCAATGAATAGCACCAGGAATAATCTTCGCCTCTGGGGGTGGTCGGCTCATGAGGAATCAAACTGGCCGCAGGTACCGCCAGGCAGTGTCCCGGCGCGCGTAACCGCACGCTATCAGTCCTGCTGGCGCATCATGCTGCCGGAAGGGCCAGGTGAACAGACCGCAGAGATTGCGGGCGCCTTTGAGTATCTGATAGCCAACTCGGAGGATTACCCGGCAGTAGGCGACTGGGTCGCGGCATCGCCGGACGGGCGAATCATCCGGCAGGTCCTGCCGCGGCGTACATCGATACGCCGCCAGCAGACAGGCAAAGCGGCCCGGGCACAGCTGCTGGCTGCCAACATCGACCTGGCACTGCTGGTATTCTCCCCGGATGGCAGGCGCAATTTCTCTGTCGGGCTGCTGGAGCGCTTCCTTACACTCACGGCTGCCGGAGGGACACGCCCGGTGGTGATCCTGAACAAGGCCGATGCTGCCTGTGCCGACCTGCTGGAGCGCATCTGCCACCAGGTCGCCGGTATTGACCCCGAACTGCAGGTGCTGATGACATCCACGGTTACCGGGCAGGGCATTGCCAGGCTGCGTGGCCTGATCGCCACGGGACAGACAGCATGCTTCCTTGGCCGCTCCGGCGTAGGCAAATCGAGCATCATCAACATGCTTGCCGGCACCTCGCTGCTGGCAACAGCGGCAGTCAGCCGAATCGAGGGCAAGGGGCGCCATACCACCACCGCATCGCAGCTGCTGCAGCTGACGCCGCCTACCGGCACCACCGGGACGACCAGCGGCATGCTGATCGATACCCCCGGCCTCCGCGAGCTGCAGCTGTGGGGTGACGAAACGGCGCTGGAAGGAAGCTTCGCGGATGTCGCCGAGCTGGCAGAAGACTGCCGGTTCCGCGACTGCCGCCACCAGGGCGAGCCAGGCTGTGCGGTGCAGGCCGCTGCTGCCGAGGGATTCCTGCCGCAGCAGCGACTGGAACACTTCCTGGAGCAGCGTGATGAGCTCACCGCAGCAGCTTTGCGCAGTCGGATGGGCTCCGAAGCCTATGAAAAACAGAAATGGCGCGCGGTGGCAAAGGATCAGCGGCGGATGCGCCGAGCATAGGCATCAACAGCAGGTTGGCCATATTTGCACACCCTTGACATAACTGCGCACAGGTCTTGTCAGGGGCGGGAAATATTACGTCTGGTAACAACAAGGAGGTTATTATGCGCTTACTATTTTTCTCAGCTCTGATGGCTATAACGGCAGTGATTATGATCAGCTGTAACCTGGTAACCCCGGTCGATGAATTGGTACTGGATGACAGCTGGGAGTTGCGAGAGTTGAAAACCGGCAGTGTAATCACAACGGATCTGGATGAATGGCTAACGGTATCTTTCGACCGCTCCAGTGACGAGGTATCCTTTGCAACGGGAGCAACATGGGATGATGAGGTCGATATCGATCTGGGCTCATACGAATACGAAATTGATTCAGGCAGCAATGAGATCACCCTGTACGATGATGATGGCGATCACCACTCAACGATCGGTTACCGGCTGGAATCTGCGGGTACAGAGCTTCGCTGGGACTCCTGGGTTACATCTGGAGACAGCAGTATCGTTGGCAATGATGGGGTGATTGCCTATCTGTTATTTGAACGAAACGATTGATCAACACAATATCTCTGCGCCGCTGATGACTACAGGAATTCGATCATCCACGGCCGATCAGCGGGCGCAGCAGGTATTCCAGGCCGTTCGCCTTGATCTCGGCGATAGCAGCAAGCTGCCTGCCGATTTCTCCCTCGGGCCAGCCATTCTGCTGAAACCACAGCACGTAGGATTCCGGCAGATTGACCAGATGGGTGCCAGCATACTTTCCGAACGGCATTACGGTATTAGCCAGCCGGTACAGCTGCTGCTCGGGACATACCTGGCTGGTGGCGGCGGCGTCGGCAGCAGGCCACCTGTCCATTGAGGGATCATTCACCACGGCCTACCCCCTGGCCGATTGCAGGATATCCGACAGATCCCTGACAAGTCGCTGATAGCGTTCAGCAGGCATGGCGCGGGAAGGTTTGATTGCGGCAGGATCGCCGTTGCCCTGCCCGGCCGCCAGTGCATACAGATCGCGATTGGGAAACACGGTGTTCGGCGGGAGGTTGACCTCGCGGGCAGCCTCCTCGCGGACGGCATGCAGGCGCTCGAGCAGCTTGAGTTGCGCTGGCTTGAGCTTGCGAACCCGGCCGCCGCGAAGCATCCCGGGTTTGCGGTCGGTCTCCGGGAGGGTATCCTGGACGGCAAAGTTTTCGACGAGAAAGCGGTCGGTCTGCCCGGCGGCAGCAAGCTGCTGCATCAGGGCGTCGCGCAGTCGGTACAGATGCACCACATCATCAATAGCATAAGCCAGGGCATCTTCATGCACCGGGCGCCGGGTCCAGTTATACTGCTGAAAGCGTTTCTTGCCGCGGGCGGGTTCAATGCCAAGGATCTCCTCCAACACGGAACTGAGCCCCTGTTTTTGCAGTCCCAGCAGCTGAACCGCCGGACGCAGATCAAGAATACAGTTCATTAAAATGCCATGATTCTTGTACAGCAGCTGGCGGTCACTGGCACAGTCGTAGGTTATCTTGAGCAGCTGGCGATTCTCCAGGAATTCCTTGATAAGCCCTATAGATACCGTCTGCGGATCGATAGCTACGGCAGTAGTGCCATCGTAGACCTGCAGCAGGCAGAAGTGCTCGCCATAGATGTGGAGATTGAACTCGGCCTCGAGATCCACCGCCACCGCATACTGTTCGGCGGGCAGATTGGCGTACCATGATCTGAAGGCGGTATCGTCGGCAATGTAGCGATATGGATGCATAGCCGGCATGGTATCAGGGCAGGGCTGGTCCGACAAGAGCACGATAGCAGCACGGAATCTCAGGCGATAGAAAAGCGGCCAACCCGTTCCTGCAGGCTGTCGCTGCCGGTTTTCAGCTGCCGCGATGCCGAATGGACTGCATCGAAGGCCTTCCTGGCCTCGTGAGCCTCCTCGGCAATGACCGTTGACGCATGTCGCACCTTCTGCGCCATTGCCTCCAGACGGTCAATCATCTCCCGCATAACCTCGGATTGTTCACGAACAACCGATGATCCACTGCGCACCTCGCCGGTTACATTCTGCAGGATATCCATGGCCGACATCATCTCACGACTGCCGGTCGAGAGCTCTGCCGAGCTGGCTGCTATCTCATCCAGTGATGCCGCGACGGTTCTTACCTCGGCCTCAATGGCCGCAAAGGCCGCCTCGGTATCTTTGCCGGCAGCCCCTGCCTCGCGGATACGCTCAATGATTGCCTGCACCGTCTGACCAGTATTGCTGGAGTGGGTGTTAGCCTGCTCGGCCAGCTTGCGAATCTCGTCGGCTACCACCGCGAACCCACGCCCGGATTCCCCGGCATGGGCAGCCTCGATAGCGGCATTCATAGCCAGCAGGTTTGTCTGACTGGCCACATTCTGAATGATACGGACAAACTCGGCTATCTCATCAACCTGGGCCAGCATTGCATTGACCGATGCCATCGTCATTCCCAGCTTTTCGCCACCGCTTCTGGCGGTCTCGATCAGTTGAGCGCTGGAGTCCTGCTTTGCTTTGGTAATTGCGGCAACGTTCTGCAGGGACGAAGTCATTTGTTCGATGCTGGCGGTGGACTCGGTGACGGCAGCGTACTGCTCCTCGATCCGTTCGACCAGACGGGCAATCTGAACCGCAATGGTCTGTATCGACCCGCCGGTCTTTGCCGAAATTTCATTCAGTTGATCGGTTTCACTGGCTATTTCGTCGGTACTGGTGGTGATGCGGGCAATGAGATCACCTGCATTCTCGCTGGAGGAGTACAGACTGCGCTCTACCGCTGTCTGTTCTTCGACACTATCCCGGATGCTCTGTACCATTTCCGAGAGACTGACAGCCAGGGTATTGACCCCGTCGGAGATCCGACCGATTTCGTCTCGGGAATGCAGGTGAATCCGCTGACGCAGATCGCCATCGCCAAAAGACCGCAATGCACCTGCCACCTGCTCCAGTGGCCCCAGGGAGCGTCGCAGCATCCAGGCATACCCGGCAAATGCCGCCAGAGTGAGCAGCAGAGCCAGTGTGACCGCGGTCAGGATAAAGGCATACAACCCCTCAAATCGCACCGCGTCGGGGACTGCAAACCCGGTATACCAGTCCCAGGCCGGATAATATTCCCCGACAAACAGGGACCTCCCGTAGTCCGTAGCGACGGTTGTTCGGATTCCGTCATCAGGACTGGCAGCAGCCAGCAGCGGATCTGCTCCTTGCCCGACAAGGCCAAGGCCGTCTGGCCAGACGATTCGGCGGCCATCACCATTGATAATAAATGGCTGAACATAACTATCCCCCATGTACTGCTGCTCCAGCCGAATCAACAG comes from the Spirochaeta africana DSM 8902 genome and includes:
- a CDS encoding peptidylprolyl isomerase, coding for MEWKASHILVKDRGLAERLLKEIKGGARFDAVAREHSTCPSKNKGGDLGWFGPGQMVKEFEVATAKMGVGSVSAIVRTQFGFHIIKKTGQR
- a CDS encoding ABC transporter ATP-binding protein, translated to MSHTTDRPLGRLLSYLAGYRRRVLTAGLFSILNKLFDLAPPLLIGAAVDIVVQREASLLSRLGVQDVMLQLYLLAGLSLFVWLMESVFEYLHNLWWRGLAQEVQHDLRVGTYRHVQRQELSFFEERSSGQLLAVLNDDINQLERFLDVGANDIIQVTTTVLAIGGFFVISAPQIAWMALLPMPVIILGSLYYQRLLEPRYRRVRQAVGEISHRLSNNLAGIATIKTFGTERFEAAQLHADSSRYRTENRAAIMVSSGFVPLIRMIIVLGFVGIMVFGGRAALDGGLNVGMYSVLIFMTQRLLWPLTRLGQTFDQYQRAMASSARVFGLLDIEEHLPDGTRSLPRTAGEYQLENVGFAYRTGPSVLHDLSLTIPAGRTTAVVGATGSGKTTLIKLLLRLYDVSTGQVRLDGHDLRDIRFADLYRHTGFVSQDVFLFHGTVFANIAYGLLAHDGVDPSLLDNPGQELLDSGTELRDRVIAAARLAEADDFIRKLPRGYDTIVGERGQKLSGGQRQRVSIARALLKDPAVLILDEATSSVDNETEAAIQRSLEHIAPGRTTIVIAHRLSTIRKADQILVMSEGRLAEQGSHDQLVASGGIYAELWRVQSGQI
- a CDS encoding DUF3820 family protein, which produces MDRWPAADAAATSQVCPEQQLYRLANTVMPFGKYAGTHLVNLPESYVLWFQQNGWPEGEIGRQLAAIAEIKANGLEYLLRPLIGRG
- a CDS encoding RNHCP domain-containing protein; amino-acid sequence: MSRHTTHFHTTHESFICIECGRSVAPAASGTQNRNHCPHCLSSRHVDLRPGDRRSGCRGSMHAIGVHVQSNGEWSIIHRCSNCGILKMNRIGPDDCEHALLGLAARPLTQLPFPLEGLRNE
- a CDS encoding HRDC domain-containing protein — encoded protein: MHPYRYIADDTAFRSWYANLPAEQYAVAVDLEAEFNLHIYGEHFCLLQVYDGTTAVAIDPQTVSIGLIKEFLENRQLLKITYDCASDRQLLYKNHGILMNCILDLRPAVQLLGLQKQGLSSVLEEILGIEPARGKKRFQQYNWTRRPVHEDALAYAIDDVVHLYRLRDALMQQLAAAGQTDRFLVENFAVQDTLPETDRKPGMLRGGRVRKLKPAQLKLLERLHAVREEAAREVNLPPNTVFPNRDLYALAAGQGNGDPAAIKPSRAMPAERYQRLVRDLSDILQSARG
- a CDS encoding methyl-accepting chemotaxis protein, with translation MVSIRTRLAVLGISSMLILSAVTVATAFWFFRAEIGRVYTQDFLSRIRAMEYEYDIVDAMSAATEEVEEIQTELLIRLEQQYMGDSYVQPFIINGDGRRIVWPDGLGLVGQGADPLLAAASPDDGIRTTVATDYGRSLFVGEYYPAWDWYTGFAVPDAVRFEGLYAFILTAVTLALLLTLAAFAGYAWMLRRSLGPLEQVAGALRSFGDGDLRQRIHLHSRDEIGRISDGVNTLAVSLSEMVQSIRDSVEEQTAVERSLYSSSENAGDLIARITTSTDEIASETDQLNEISAKTGGSIQTIAVQIARLVERIEEQYAAVTESTASIEQMTSSLQNVAAITKAKQDSSAQLIETARSGGEKLGMTMASVNAMLAQVDEIAEFVRIIQNVASQTNLLAMNAAIEAAHAGESGRGFAVVADEIRKLAEQANTHSSNTGQTVQAIIERIREAGAAGKDTEAAFAAIEAEVRTVAASLDEIAASSAELSTGSREMMSAMDILQNVTGEVRSGSSVVREQSEVMREMIDRLEAMAQKVRHASTVIAEEAHEARKAFDAVHSASRQLKTGSDSLQERVGRFSIA
- the rsgA gene encoding ribosome small subunit-dependent GTPase A, giving the protein MNSTRNNLRLWGWSAHEESNWPQVPPGSVPARVTARYQSCWRIMLPEGPGEQTAEIAGAFEYLIANSEDYPAVGDWVAASPDGRIIRQVLPRRTSIRRQQTGKAARAQLLAANIDLALLVFSPDGRRNFSVGLLERFLTLTAAGGTRPVVILNKADAACADLLERICHQVAGIDPELQVLMTSTVTGQGIARLRGLIATGQTACFLGRSGVGKSSIINMLAGTSLLATAAVSRIEGKGRHTTTASQLLQLTPPTGTTGTTSGMLIDTPGLRELQLWGDETALEGSFADVAELAEDCRFRDCRHQGEPGCAVQAAAAEGFLPQQRLEHFLEQRDELTAAALRSRMGSEAYEKQKWRAVAKDQRRMRRA